A single window of Chloracidobacterium thermophilum B DNA harbors:
- a CDS encoding REP-associated tyrosine transposase codes for MRKKLIEVALPLEAINAASAREKSIRHGHPSTLHLWWARRPLAAARAVIFAQMVDDPASVPEEFPTPEAQERERQRLFRLLEQLVQWENTTNEEVLESARREIRRSWARHCLGAAASRLSDDEIVEAINAGRMPALPGFHDPFAGGGALPLEAQRLGLEAWASDLNPVAVLINKAMIEIPPRFAGQPPVNPEARQDKQLFAREWKGAQGLAEDVRYYGQWMRAEAEKRIGHLYPKVEVTAEMAADRPDLQPLVGQKLTVIAWLWARTVKSPNPAFADVDVPLVSTFILSSKAGKEAYVEPIILASRPRLVAGETPALPGYYFTVKVGKPPEKARNGTKMGGSGSSFLCLLSGTPIGFDYARAEAMQGRMGARLMAIVAEGPNGRVYLPPTEEHEAIARSAQPTWKPETPLPEKALGFRVQLYGMKTYGDLFTPRQLVALTTFSDLVAEAMEKCREDYLGARASRPQTIWHSRGRLPHFEAGEVPQHITFRLHDSLPRELLARWQDELARLPEDEQALERRKRIEAALDAGHGACWLRDPHIAELVEQSLLHFDGERYALHAWCVMPNHVHVLVTPLHGNSLSSILHGWKSFTAREANRRLGREGPFWMEEYFDRAIRDENHFRRVVEYIGNNPVKAGLCPEPSAWRWSSAWEGGRPARHDSRAGRPRSQDAIPLRDGGTGAQAYAEAYAEAVGVYLAIGISRLANRLATICIWNQVGEKIEQVFARQAIPMTWDFAEANVFSDSTGSWAGSLEWVPTALEAFPPKGIGQVGQADASNQVISAGKIVSTDPPYYDNIGYADLSDFFYVWLRRTLKPVFPDLFATLSTPKAEELVATPYRHGSKEKAERFFLEGMTQAMRRLAEQAHPAFPVTIYYAFKQAETLGARASRPRFVAGGTPALPGVASTGWETFLDAVIRAGFAITGTWPMRTERQGRMIGNDTNALASSIVLVCRPRPKHAPTATRREFVSALKAELPPALAELQKANIAPVDLAQAAIGPGMAVYTRYAQVLDAEGQPVSVREALALINQTLDEVLTAQEGDFDADTRWAVAWFEQYGFDEREFGEAETLSKAKNTSVDGMVEAGILASRRGRVRLLKPEELPADWDPATDPRLTDWEIVHHLIRVLEREGEPGAAGLVARLGARAEIARELAYRLYTVCERRKRAAEGLSYNALVQSWPEIARLAAESRTTRPAQETLFEHTEA; via the coding sequence ATGAGAAAGAAGCTGATCGAAGTTGCACTCCCGCTCGAGGCCATCAACGCCGCCAGCGCTCGTGAGAAGTCCATTCGCCACGGCCACCCCAGCACCCTGCACCTGTGGTGGGCGCGCCGTCCGCTGGCTGCGGCCCGGGCCGTCATCTTTGCCCAGATGGTGGATGATCCCGCCAGTGTGCCGGAGGAATTTCCCACCCCGGAAGCACAGGAGAGGGAACGCCAGCGCCTCTTTCGCCTGCTTGAGCAGCTTGTACAGTGGGAAAACACCACCAACGAGGAAGTGCTCGAAAGCGCCCGGCGCGAAATCCGCCGGAGTTGGGCGCGGCACTGCCTTGGCGCAGCGGCATCACGCCTTTCAGACGACGAGATTGTTGAGGCGATCAATGCGGGCAGGATGCCCGCGCTCCCAGGTTTTCACGATCCCTTTGCCGGCGGGGGTGCGCTGCCGCTGGAGGCGCAGCGGCTGGGGCTGGAAGCCTGGGCCAGCGACCTCAACCCCGTGGCCGTGCTGATCAACAAGGCCATGATCGAGATTCCGCCCCGGTTTGCGGGCCAGCCGCCGGTGAACCCCGAGGCGCGCCAGGACAAGCAACTCTTCGCCCGCGAGTGGAAGGGCGCGCAGGGTCTGGCCGAGGACGTGCGCTACTACGGCCAGTGGATGCGCGCTGAGGCGGAAAAACGCATCGGACACCTGTACCCGAAGGTGGAAGTGACCGCGGAGATGGCCGCGGACCGCCCCGACCTCCAACCGCTCGTGGGCCAAAAGCTCACCGTGATTGCCTGGTTGTGGGCGCGGACGGTCAAAAGCCCCAATCCGGCTTTTGCGGATGTGGATGTGCCGCTGGTTTCCACCTTCATCCTCTCCAGCAAGGCGGGCAAGGAGGCGTACGTCGAGCCAATTATCCTGGCGTCCCGCCCGCGACTTGTGGCGGGCGAGACGCCCGCCCTCCCAGGGTATTACTTCACGGTCAAGGTGGGTAAGCCGCCGGAAAAAGCCAGGAATGGCACCAAGATGGGCGGAAGCGGCAGCTCTTTCCTGTGCCTGCTTTCTGGTACCCCAATCGGATTTGATTACGCACGTGCCGAAGCCATGCAGGGGCGTATGGGAGCGCGATTGATGGCCATCGTCGCGGAAGGACCGAACGGGCGCGTTTATCTGCCGCCTACCGAAGAACACGAAGCCATTGCACGCTCAGCGCAACCGACGTGGAAACCTGAGACGCCATTACCTGAAAAGGCCCTTGGGTTTCGTGTTCAGCTCTATGGCATGAAAACCTATGGCGACCTCTTCACCCCCCGCCAGCTTGTGGCGCTGACGACGTTTTCCGATCTGGTGGCCGAAGCGATGGAAAAGTGCCGCGAGGACTACCTGGGAGCGCGGGCGTCCCGCCCGCAAACCATCTGGCACTCCCGCGGCCGTCTCCCTCACTTCGAGGCCGGCGAGGTGCCCCAGCACATCACCTTTCGCCTCCACGACAGCCTGCCGCGCGAGCTGCTTGCCCGCTGGCAGGACGAGCTGGCGCGCCTGCCCGAAGATGAGCAGGCACTTGAACGCCGCAAGCGCATTGAAGCCGCGCTCGACGCCGGGCACGGCGCCTGCTGGCTGCGCGATCCGCACATTGCGGAGCTGGTGGAGCAGTCCCTTCTTCACTTTGACGGCGAGCGCTACGCGCTGCACGCCTGGTGCGTGATGCCCAACCACGTCCACGTACTGGTGACGCCGCTCCACGGCAACAGCCTGTCGTCCATCCTGCACGGGTGGAAATCGTTTACGGCCAGGGAGGCCAACCGGCGGCTGGGGCGCGAGGGGCCGTTTTGGATGGAGGAATACTTTGATCGCGCCATACGCGACGAAAACCACTTCCGGCGTGTGGTGGAGTACATCGGGAACAACCCCGTCAAGGCTGGATTGTGCCCGGAGCCTTCGGCGTGGCGGTGGAGCAGCGCCTGGGAGGGCGGGCGTCCCGCCCGCCATGACTCGCGGGCGGGACGCCCGCGCTCCCAGGATGCGATCCCCTTGCGCGACGGCGGCACCGGCGCCCAGGCCTACGCCGAGGCCTACGCCGAGGCCGTGGGGGTGTATTTGGCGATAGGGATCAGCAGACTCGCGAACCGATTGGCCACGATATGTATCTGGAACCAAGTCGGTGAAAAGATCGAGCAGGTCTTCGCACGGCAAGCAATACCTATGACTTGGGACTTCGCGGAAGCAAACGTCTTCTCGGATAGCACGGGCAGTTGGGCGGGCTCACTGGAGTGGGTGCCAACCGCGTTAGAGGCGTTTCCCCCAAAGGGAATTGGTCAAGTTGGCCAGGCTGATGCCAGTAACCAAGTGATTAGTGCGGGCAAGATTGTTTCAACGGATCCACCCTACTACGACAACATCGGCTACGCCGACCTCTCCGACTTTTTCTACGTCTGGCTGCGCCGCACGCTCAAGCCCGTCTTTCCCGACCTCTTCGCCACGCTCAGCACGCCCAAGGCCGAGGAACTGGTCGCCACGCCCTACCGCCACGGCAGCAAGGAAAAGGCCGAGCGGTTTTTCCTTGAGGGCATGACGCAGGCGATGCGCCGCCTCGCTGAACAGGCGCACCCGGCCTTTCCGGTCACGATCTACTACGCCTTCAAGCAGGCCGAAACCCTGGGAGCGCGGGCGTCCCGCCCGCGTTTTGTGGCGGGCGGGACGCCCGCCCTCCCAGGGGTGGCCAGCACCGGCTGGGAGACCTTTCTCGACGCCGTGATCCGCGCCGGCTTTGCCATCACCGGCACCTGGCCAATGCGCACGGAACGGCAGGGACGGATGATCGGCAATGACACCAATGCCCTTGCTTCCAGCATCGTCCTCGTCTGCCGCCCGCGCCCGAAACATGCTCCCACGGCCACGCGCCGCGAGTTCGTCTCCGCACTCAAAGCTGAACTGCCGCCCGCGCTGGCCGAGCTGCAGAAGGCCAACATCGCCCCGGTGGACCTGGCGCAGGCGGCCATCGGACCCGGCATGGCCGTCTATACCCGTTACGCGCAGGTGCTCGACGCCGAGGGGCAGCCCGTCTCCGTCCGCGAGGCGCTGGCGCTCATCAACCAGACCCTCGACGAGGTACTGACCGCGCAGGAAGGCGACTTCGATGCCGATACGCGCTGGGCGGTGGCGTGGTTTGAACAGTACGGCTTTGACGAGAGAGAGTTCGGGGAGGCCGAGACGCTCTCCAAAGCCAAAAACACCAGCGTGGACGGCATGGTTGAAGCCGGTATCCTTGCCTCGCGGCGCGGCAGGGTGCGGCTTCTGAAGCCCGAAGAACTGCCGGCCGACTGGGACCCGGCCACGGACCCGCGCCTGACCGACTGGGAGATCGTGCATCACCTGATCCGG